TGAGGTTATCAAACAATTTATTTCTAATATCACAAACCTTCTAGTATCCTATTTTTTTATATCATTTGGCCCATTGACCCCTCTCAAATAATCTAAATTTTTGATTAGTATAAAATAAAAGTGGAAAATACAATTTATAGAATATATTAGCCTCAGTGGTAGATACTTATAATATATTTCGCCTCCTTATCATGGGCCGGAAGGGATTTGAACCCTCGACCAACGGGTTAAAAGCTTCAGCTCCTGGTTAAACCAAATCCGCTGCTTTTGGCCCCGCGTCTACCATGCTGAGCTACCGGCCCGATTTTCTCTAGTAATTTTCTTACTCTTTCTTTTATCTCTTTATTTATCTCTACAAAAACAAAACCTTTATCCTTCAAGCCATAGAGTATCACAGTATCCGAATCTCCTTCAATTATAAATGGTGTGACAGCCAGATCCTCTTCACCTTCAACGATTATTTTTGTTTTATTTTCACTCTTTAATGATGATTTTATTTTATTCCATAGCTCCTCGGTTATTGTGCCTGCCGGATTTTTAATTCTAACTATTTCAGCGGCAAAGTTTTCAAGAACCCTTCTAATCTTTTGATTGACCTGTTTCCTATGCCTTCTCAGATCAAAAACAACTATATCTGGTTCTATACCAATCTCAATAAGATTAAAACTTATTATATCTCCAACAGAAACCACTTTTTTTCCAGACATTTTCCTTTTTATTTCTCTTTCAAATTCCTTCGGGGAACCTTCATATAATTTACCATAAGGTCTCCTAAACTCTTCCTTTATTTCTTCAGTTAATTCGTATACTATGTTTAATATTACCTACCTCACTCTAACCCCAGATAGAGTTTTTGTTTGCCAGGAGTATTTTTTGAGTTTGGAAGTCTCACCAAATCCGCAGGAAGAACATCTCCTTTTTTGTATGTGGAATGAGCGTTTACCACATCTCCTGCATAAGACATGGACTCTTTTGTTTCTCTTACCCATTGATGGTGTCCCTTTGCTCATACAATCACTTAACAATATTAGAAGAAAGATTAATAAAGCTTTTATTTATACCAGTACCCATATATGAGTTATGGAAAATTTGTCAAAAGAATTGAAGGAAAGAATACCAAAGATAATCAAGTATATGATATTATTTGTGATATTAGTTGGTTTAAACCATCTTTTACTACCATTTTTTGCATTCTTAGATGAATTTAAAATAAGCTACAATTTCAGCATTTACAACTTTTTTCAGGTTTTATTTCCTATTTTGAGTCTTTTTATAATATTCAAAGTGTCTACAATACTCTTGCCGGTTATGGATCTATTGGCAAGTAACATAATAAACACTCTTCCTGGTTTTGAAAAGGTTGAAGAAAGTGGCATCAAGAGAATTTTAGCTGATTTTGCATATATAATAATAGTAATATTAGTAGGGGTTGCCCTCACACCAGCTTTCAGCAAAATAAAGTATCTATCCTTATTTTTGAATATAGCTGAATTGGTTCTAATATTCTTCTTAATTTATGATGCTGGAAAGACTGGATATAAAATAATAGACCAAAGAGCTGAACATCTCAAGGAAGTAAAAATAAACATAAAAAAACTAAAAAATAAGGAAAATCCCAACAAGATAGATGGTAGTAATAATTAAATTAACGATAGTGGTCATAAAACCAATCTTAAAGAATCTTTCAAAAGATATTGAATAACCTTCTTTTTTTGCTATCCCCATCGCAACCACACTAGCTGGTGACCCAATTGGTGTTAAGTTTCCACCTATTATCACTCCAAAAATAAGTCCCCACCATATAATTGTCATCTGAAATGTTGAAACCAAATTCCTAACAATAGGTATAAATGTAACAGCCATTGGAATATTATCAACAATACCAGAAGTTATCCCAGATGACCAAACCACGAGAGGTAAGGAAAGTATTTTGTTCTCCCCAATCATTTCAATCATCTTCTCCCCTATCATTTCTAGGAATCCAGATTTTTCAAGACCCCCAACAACTATAAAAAGTCCCATAAAAAAGAACAATGTCCCCCATTGTATATTCATCAAAACCTTGTCTGGATCAGCTCCACTTAAAAGCAAAAGCAATATTGCAGTCGAAAGTGCTATGAAATCCAATGAGAGGCCAATTTTATCGGAAAAAATAAAAAGTGTTATCATACCAACTAAAATCACCAGTGATCTCCAAAAAAAGGATTTATTTGTAACAACTGACCATTCATTCAAATTTTCAGTTTCAATTTTTTTAATATTTTTAAATTGATCCCTGAATATAAACATCAACAAAGCTGAATCCACAAATATAAGAATTATACTCAAAGGTGTGGAATATATTAGAAAATCATTAAACTTCAGGTTAGCAGCACCAGCTATAATTATATTTGGTGTAGAACTTATCAGGAGCATCATTCCAGCAATATTTACTATTATAATTTCCGATATCAAAAATGGTACTGGATCGAGTTTTATTGATCTACACAGGGTGAATGTCAAAGCCGCAACTATAAGAATTGTGGTTGTATTACTCATAAAAGATGTCAGCAAAGTTGTTAATAAAATCATCCCCAAAAATAATTTTTTTCCCTCTCCTTTTGTAAATCTTACAACTTTTATTCCTATGAACTGAAAAATTCCAGATTCCTTGACAACCTCAACAACTATCATTATACCCAAAATTACACCTATGGCCCTGAAATCTATGAAAGAACCAATATCATTGTATTCAACCAACTCATACATTATCATAAGAAAAGCGCCCAGTAAGGCGGCCAATGTCTTATGAACCATCTCTGTGATTATCAATAAAAATGTCAATAAAAAAATTAGGAAAGATATTGTAATTGGCTCCAAAGAAACACCTCAAATTATCAATATCGGGCCTTCATTTTCCTCATCTTTCAATGGCTCAACAACATCCCTGGGCAATATAACTATCACATTTTCCTTTTTGACTTCTTCCATTATTATTTTTGGATCATCTTCTAATATTTCATATTTTACATTTAGGGCTTTTGACACTTTTTCAATTTCATCAATAAGTTGCTTGTTTTTTTTCATGGAAACAAAAACTGTTGAATTACATTTTTTTGCCAAACTGAAAGCCCAAAGTATAGATTTCTTCTTTATTTTTGTTTTTTCTGGCAGAATCAAATATATTCCACCAAAATTTAGGGGCTCAATTTTTTCAAGCTCAAAAAACATGGTTTCAAATTGATCTTTTATTCCTCCGTATTCAGAAACACCTTGCTCTATTGTATGCCTTTTTATTAATGGGGTAGAATCATCTGACATAAAAAATTAATTATATTCCATATATTTATTATTTCATCAACTTATTAACCCTCTTTTGTATTACCGAATTATTGTTCTTTTGATAGATAAACAAAACTTCACAAAACCAATTTGTAAAAGTCAACAATTACTGAAAGGACATTATTTCAGGACAACATATGACCTTCTTTTATTAATTTTTAAAATCTAATTTTTATAAAATGAAATTATTGTTCAAAAGAAACAATAGCGGCTTCTCTATTAAGTTTAAGAAAAGAAAATTTTATCTTAGGTATCCAAGTAAAATATGGTCTGAATATCCTGAAGAAATCAAGGATGTTTTTATTGATAATGTTGCGCATCTATTAACAATAAATTTGCCTTTGATATCTGGATCAAGAAAAATAATATACAACACCTCAGCTCCAATTTTTAGGTCATTCTTTCAATCAGTGGTAATTAATAGTATACCGGCTGCGGTGGATGACTATAATTTTGTCACTGATGATGTAATAAAGAAATTCTTAAATGTACAATATGAATTTAAAGATTATAAAGTAAAAATACCATCAATAGATTACCAAAGCTTAGAAAGAGCATTATTGTCTCTTTCTTTTGGGAAAGATAGTCTGTTATCCTTGGGTTTGTGCAATGAAATTGGCCTAAATCCAGTCTCAGTTTATATAAATGATACTGTTTCACCAGCGGAAAACAGAATAAAATTAAAATTGATCAAAAAGATATCTGAAGAGTTTGAATTGAAATTCCATGTTGTCAGAAATGAAATTGAAAAGTTGAATGACTTTGAATTCTGGAATCAAGATGAGAGCTGTATAGGTTATAGCCATATGATGAGCGGTTTCTGTTTCATATCTCTTCCATTTGCATATTACTATAAAACAAGATATATTGTTCTGGGTAACCACCAAAATATGAATTTTGGTTTTTACAATAAAGATGGTTTTTTGACTTACCCTTCCTTTGATCAAACAAGGCTCTGGATGAAACAGCAAGATATAATGATAAGATTGATGACATCAGGAAAAAGCCAGATAATGAGTGTGATAGAACCCCTTACTAACATTTTTATCATAAGGATATTACATAAAAGGTACAATAACATTGGAAAATATCAAATCAGTTGTGATCTTCTAAGTAAATTTAACAGAAATAGATGGTGCCATAATTGTTCCAAATGTGCTAGAATTTCAATACTAATGAAGGCTAATAACATTGATACAAAAAGTGTGTGGGTTTTAGGAGCAACCTATTGGATAAAAAGCACAAGGATCTATATTGTTTGTTTGATGGAAAAAAGGTTGATATGTATGAAAGAAGTCAGGAAGCCAAGGAGGAACAATTGCTAGCTTTCTATATGGCATATAAAAATGGCGAGAAAGGGTATCTTATAAACCTATTCAAGAAAAATTTTTTGAAAGAAGCAAAAGAAAAGGAAGAAGCGCTTTTTAAAAAGTTTTTTTCAATACACAAATCAATAACAATACCATCAAGAATCAAGAGAAAACTCAATTCAATCTTCAAGGAAGAATTGAGCGAACTTTGATTTTATTGAAAATGAAATGATATATAACACCGTTATAAATTTATATTTACCAAATAAATTATTCTCATGAGACCCTTTTGTGAGATAATCACATCTTCAATATTACCAGCCATAAGATCTATAATGACAATGGAACTTTTGAGAACTTATGGAATGACACAGGAAAAGGCGGCTGAAACCCTTCAAGTCACACAACCAGCGATTTCCCAATATTACAGGCAATATAGAGGTTCAAAAATAAAACTAATAGAGAATGATAAAGAAATTATGGGAATGATAACAGACCTGACAAGAGATATAGTTAACAAAAGTATCAACTCAAAAGAAATAAACAAGAGATTTTGTATCATATGTAAAAAAATAAGAGAGAAAAAAATAATATGCAAAATCCATGAGGAAATTTGTCCTTCAATAGCACCCTGTGAGAAATGTGGGGAATGTTAAGTTTTGATCCCTCTAACAAGATTTCTTATTTTATCAAGTTCAGCAATTCTATCAGTAACAAAAACTTTAGGTTTAGACAAATCAGATTTCTCAGGTCTATTTCCAGATAAAATATTCTTTATTAAGTCTATTTCACCAAATTTATCATCTTTGGTCAAACTTTTCTTTCTTTTAATTTTATCAATAAATTTAAGATTTATGTGTCTACCCCAGAAGGTATATCCCCCAACTACAAGCAGCAATCCAAACATAAGTGGAATTAATGGTGAGTTGACAAATGAAGTGGGCATGACCATAGCACCAGAAAGTAGGCTTGAAGTTTCTTTTATCAAATCTTCGGTCAACTCCAGACCACTGTATGCTAACTTATAATTTCCAGCATCTCTATAAGTCAATAATCTATTAAACTCTTCTTTAAGCTCCTTCAATTTTTCCTCGGCTTCAGTTGTATTGTAGTTCTTTTCCCTCTTTTCATTTATTTCTTTCTCCAGTTCAGAGATTCTTATCTGATATTCCTCTATCAATGAATCTACATTTTTCTTGAATTTTTCTCCAGGAAGGACATTAAGGGTGAATGTTTGTCTCTTTGTTTCAAGATCGCTGGAAACCTCTATTTCACCTTTGTATTCATTTATCTCTGCATCCTCTGGTATTATGACGTTTAAATTGTAATCAAAAGATGACAAGAACTTTATTTTGGATTCATGAGGTGACAAAGTGAACCATGTTGAATTTATTCCTATTATTTTTATAGAAACTTTCTGATCATCAAAATCATCCTCATTCCTTACTGTTATTTTGAATGTCGAACTTTTTCCCTGCTCCAAAGTAATTTTATCTGGATAAGAGACTAATGTCAAATATTTCTTTGGTATCGATTGTTTTGTGACCTTGGGGGCCGATAATTTTTCTGATTTAAATTCGTCCTCATCATTCTTTTTACCTTCATTTTTCTCACTGGAAGGAGGTTTCAATATTTCAACAACTGATGTTGCCTGATATTTCAGCTCTCTTGAATCATATAAACCCATGGCATCAACAGTAACAATAGAAGTACCATCCTCTGAAGACTTTAATACAAATGTCCCACAAATTTTTTGAACACCAGGCTGTATGCTATCAAAATTACAATTAACACCTGACAATGAACCAAAGCTGGCAGAAACAGTGACATAAGTTGAATTTATTGTTTTATTTCCATTATTTTTTATTATTATATCAAAGCTGGTACTGGAATTTACATTAAAATCATTTATACCTGAAAATATTATTTCAAGGTTTGGTCCATCCATGAAATAAAATGATTCCATAGAGGTTCCTGTATAATTATTTGAACTGGCAATAACTTTCAAAGAATGATAACCATATTGAAGTTTTTGATTATTTATGTCAGGTGTTATTATATCAATCAAATATATACCAGATGAATTAAGAGAAAAATTATTTAATACAAATGAAACTTGGGTTGAATTGTCAAAAATTGTAAAGTTGTATATGCTGAGACCAGAAACGGGGGATCCATCATTCCAGTATTTCACTGAGACATTTAATGTAATTGTCTTATTGTGCTCCACAATCGGTAAATTGTATGAAATATTATTGTATATCATATCAAGTATACTAACATTCAGGTCAGTTGAGACGGTTTTTGTCAAGTTATTATTGTCCTCAGATTTTTCAATAATCAAGTTATAGGGATCAACAAGTAATGTGATATTTAATTCACCGGAAAATCCTGTAAAATTGTATGAAATTGTTTTTGTTTCATTTACCGAGAGGTTTTGTATTTCTTGTGGAAAATTCTCTGATCCCATTATCCAAAAAAGAGAAATATTTCCACTATAATTTACATCGCCTGTGTTTGTTAAGTTTGCGAAGACAGTAAAATTCTCCTCTCTTTTTGGATTTTTCGGATATATCCAAATATTCTTTACCTCAAAATCAGGGTCTTTTATATAGAAATATCTTGAAAGAGAATTGTTTAAATTTCCAACAGAATCGTATGCAAAAATTTGAATCAAATAATAACCATATGTCAAATTAGATGTGTCTATTGATCCAATATAAAAAGAATTATTTTTCTGCAAATTTATGTAAGAAGTTTGATTGGTCTTGGTTAAATAAACTATTGAAGAAATTGGGCCAGAACCATTGTCAACCATACTTAAATTTATTTCTATTGGCAATCTTCTTGTTATAACACTATTATTTGTAAGATTAGAATTTTCATAAATTATATTTATATTGTTAATTTGTGGTGGTTTTCCATCAACTCCTGTTGTCAAGTTTAATCTCTTTCTAGTTGTACCGTTTATAACATCGACATTCCAAGTAACGTTTGTTTCTATTTGGGAATTTACAGAGGCATTGAACCATATGTTTACATCACCTATACCTAATGGGATTGAATTATTACACATGATTACAAAAGAAATATTAGCGCAGGACCAATTGCCACTTGATCCTATATTAGAAAAAGAAAAATAAGATGGAAGGGTGATGTTTATTTTATTGAAATAATAAGAAGAGTTGTAATTAGAAATTGTGAAGTTGAATATTTCTTGAGTATATCTAGGTGTCCAGAAACTTTCCCCACTCTTTATTAATGATACACTGATATTCTCAAAGGAAGTGGATTCAACTTGATAAGAAAAAGAGAAGGGTATTAAAATAAGTAAAACCATCAATCCTGCAATCATAAAAAAGAAATTGAATTTTTGTTTAAATAAACTTTTTTTGATTTCAAAAAAATATATTTACGGGGATAGTCTTTGCCTATCTCTTGGAAACATACAAGCCTCCCGTATGTTTTTGACTCCTGTTAGTGTCATGGTTAACCTTTCCAAGCCAATAGACCAACCTGCATGTGGAGGAGCACCATATCTGAAACAATCAATGTAGAACTTGAAGTTTTCGGGATTAAGGCCTTTTAACTTAAGTTGTTTTATTAAAAGATCTGGTTTATGTATCCTCTGGGTCCCTGAAGAAATTTCTATCCCTCTGAAAATAAGGTCAAAAGCGTGGCATAATTTTGGATTATCTTCATATGGCATTGCATAAAAAGCCTTTATATCGGTTGGCCAATCTTTTAGGAAAAAAACATCACCAAATATTTCAGAAAGGATTCTTTCCTGAGGTTTAGAGAAATCCTCACCCCATTCTATCTTTTCTCCTCTTTTTTTCAGGGCATCAATACACTCATTATATGTGACTCTTTTTATTGGAAGTTTTGGTACAACCAATTTCTGTCCTAGCAATTTCAATTCTTCCATGCAGTTTTTATTGACTGATTTGATTATTTCCTGTAGTACTCTTTCCAAGACTTTCATCACATCTTCTTCTGAATCTATGAAACCCATTTCTATGTCCATCTGCCTTATTTCATTTAAATGTGTTGGTGTGTTGAATTTTTCTGCCCTCCAAACCGGAGATATACAGAAAACCTTGCCAAATGATATTGCACCCATTTGTTTGTATAATTGAGGGCTTTGGGCCAAATAAGCTTCTTTTTCAAAATAGGGTATTGAAAAAAGATCAGCGCCACCTTCTGTTGCAGAAGCTATTATTGATGGGGGCTGTATTTCCATAAATCCCTCGTTTATCAAAAAAGTTCTGAAAGTTTTTAGAATTTGGTTTTGTATTTTAAATATAGAAAGGGTGTTTTTGTTTCTAAAATCTAATATTCTCCAATCCAGTCTTGTGTCTAATTCAGCCGGAGTCTTACCACTAGGGTCCAAAGGAAGTGGTGTTTCTGATAAACCTAAAACCTCTATTTTTTCGGGTATTATTTCAATTCCACCCGGAGCTTCATTATTTTTCTTTTCTTTTCCTATAACTCTTATTGCCGACTGCCTTGTTATATTGTCCACAGAATCAAACAAATCTTTAGGTGTATCTTTTTTTGTTAAAGTGACTTGATAATTTCCCGATGTTGTATGCAATTTTAAGAACTTTATTCCCCCAAGGTTTCTTATCTCTTCTACCCATCCTTGAATTTGCATATACAGATTTTTGAGATTTATTTTTATAATACTTTTGGTTGTTTTTAACAAAAATTTTAAACTTATCCAGCATTTTTCATGAATTCATCAACCTTATCAAAAGCTTCTTCCATTATTTCAAGAGGGGGTAATATTATTGATCTGAAGTGACCATGACCATAAGTTTCATCAAATCCAGATCCAGGTGGAAATAGCACACCGGTCTCATTTAATAATTCCAAGCAAAATTCCTTATCTGATTTCCATTTACCCTTTATATCAACTCTTGGAAAGATGTAGAATGCACCTTCTGGTTTTTGGGTAGAAATTCTATTGATTTCATTCAATCTTTTATAAGCAAATTCAGCCCTTTCTCTCAGCTTTCTATTTATTTCTTTTATATGGTTTTGAGGCCCCCTGTAAGCAATTGCACAAGCTTTCATCAAGGGTGTTGCACATGATAGTCTCAACCTAGCTCTCTGTAAAACAGCTTCTTTCAATTCATTTAAACTTCCAGAGGGATCATTGAAATACATATATCCAATTCTCCATCCAGGTATGAGATATG
The Candidatus Aenigmatarchaeota archaeon genome window above contains:
- a CDS encoding CARDB domain-containing protein — protein: MIAGLMVLLILIPFSFSYQVESTSFENISVSLIKSGESFWTPRYTQEIFNFTISNYNSSYYFNKINITLPSYFSFSNIGSSGNWSCANISFVIMCNNSIPLGIGDVNIWFNASVNSQIETNVTWNVDVINGTTRKRLNLTTGVDGKPPQINNINIIYENSNLTNNSVITRRLPIEINLSMVDNGSGPISSIVYLTKTNQTSYINLQKNNSFYIGSIDTSNLTYGYYLIQIFAYDSVGNLNNSLSRYFYIKDPDFEVKNIWIYPKNPKREENFTVFANLTNTGDVNYSGNISLFWIMGSENFPQEIQNLSVNETKTISYNFTGFSGELNITLLVDPYNLIIEKSEDNNNLTKTVSTDLNVSILDMIYNNISYNLPIVEHNKTITLNVSVKYWNDGSPVSGLSIYNFTIFDNSTQVSFVLNNFSLNSSGIYLIDIITPDINNQKLQYGYHSLKVIASSNNYTGTSMESFYFMDGPNLEIIFSGINDFNVNSSTSFDIIIKNNGNKTINSTYVTVSASFGSLSGVNCNFDSIQPGVQKICGTFVLKSSEDGTSIVTVDAMGLYDSRELKYQATSVVEILKPPSSEKNEGKKNDEDEFKSEKLSAPKVTKQSIPKKYLTLVSYPDKITLEQGKSSTFKITVRNEDDFDDQKVSIKIIGINSTWFTLSPHESKIKFLSSFDYNLNVIIPEDAEINEYKGEIEVSSDLETKRQTFTLNVLPGEKFKKNVDSLIEEYQIRISELEKEINEKREKNYNTTEAEEKLKELKEEFNRLLTYRDAGNYKLAYSGLELTEDLIKETSSLLSGAMVMPTSFVNSPLIPLMFGLLLVVGGYTFWGRHINLKFIDKIKRKKSLTKDDKFGEIDLIKNILSGNRPEKSDLSKPKVFVTDRIAELDKIRNLVRGIKT
- a CDS encoding 50S ribosomal protein L37e gives rise to the protein MSKGTPSMGKRNKRVHVLCRRCGKRSFHIQKRRCSSCGFGETSKLKKYSWQTKTLSGVRVR
- the aspS gene encoding aspartate--tRNA(Asn) ligase translates to MLKTTKSIIKINLKNLYMQIQGWVEEIRNLGGIKFLKLHTTSGNYQVTLTKKDTPKDLFDSVDNITRQSAIRVIGKEKKNNEAPGGIEIIPEKIEVLGLSETPLPLDPSGKTPAELDTRLDWRILDFRNKNTLSIFKIQNQILKTFRTFLINEGFMEIQPPSIIASATEGGADLFSIPYFEKEAYLAQSPQLYKQMGAISFGKVFCISPVWRAEKFNTPTHLNEIRQMDIEMGFIDSEEDVMKVLERVLQEIIKSVNKNCMEELKLLGQKLVVPKLPIKRVTYNECIDALKKRGEKIEWGEDFSKPQERILSEIFGDVFFLKDWPTDIKAFYAMPYEDNPKLCHAFDLIFRGIEISSGTQRIHKPDLLIKQLKLKGLNPENFKFYIDCFRYGAPPHAGWSIGLERLTMTLTGVKNIREACMFPRDRQRLSP
- a CDS encoding SLC13 family permease translates to MEPITISFLIFLLTFLLIITEMVHKTLAALLGAFLMIMYELVEYNDIGSFIDFRAIGVILGIMIVVEVVKESGIFQFIGIKVVRFTKGEGKKLFLGMILLTTLLTSFMSNTTTILIVAALTFTLCRSIKLDPVPFLISEIIIVNIAGMMLLISSTPNIIIAGAANLKFNDFLIYSTPLSIILIFVDSALLMFIFRDQFKNIKKIETENLNEWSVVTNKSFFWRSLVILVGMITLFIFSDKIGLSLDFIALSTAILLLLLSGADPDKVLMNIQWGTLFFFMGLFIVVGGLEKSGFLEMIGEKMIEMIGENKILSLPLVVWSSGITSGIVDNIPMAVTFIPIVRNLVSTFQMTIIWWGLIFGVIIGGNLTPIGSPASVVAMGIAKKEGYSISFERFFKIGFMTTIVNLIITTIYLVGIFLIF